GCGACCTGCCGTTCCGGCTGCTGTGCCGCGAATACGGGGCGGCCGTGTGCGTGACCGAAATGGTCAGCGCCAAGGGATTGGTGTACGAAAGCCCCGGAACCAACGAACTGCTCATGACCCTGCCCGAAGATCAGCCGCTGGTGGTGCAGCTCTTTGGCGCAGAGGCGTATTTTCTGGGGCGGGCGGTGGAACTGCTGCGGCAGGCGGGCTTTGGCTGGTTTGACCTGAACATGGGCTGCTCGGTTTCAAAGGTGCTGCGGCAGGGCGCGGGCGCTGCCATGCTGGGTGATACGGAAAATATTCTTGTGGTGGCACGCGCAATGATTGAAGCTGCGGGCCGTGGCCGCGTGGGCTTCAAACTGCGCCTCGGGCTAGACGATGCACGCCCCGTGCTGCCCGACCTTGCCCTGCGGCTTGAAGACGCGGGCGCTGGCTGGCTTACCCTGCACCCGCGCACTGCCCGTCAGGGTTTTGGCGGCACCGCGCAGTGGGAGGCCATTGCCAGCCTTGCCCAGCGGCTCAGCATCCCCCTGCTGGCCAGCGGCGACCTTTTTACCGCCGCCGACGGCATTGCCTGCCTTGAAAGCACCGGCGCCAGCGGACTAATGTACGCACGCGGAGCCATGCACAATCCCGCCATATTTGCCGACCACGCCAGCCTGCTTGCTGGCAGACCCGTGGAGCAAGCCGACGCGCCACGGCTCCGGGCCATGATTTCGCGCCATCTGGAGCTTGCGCGCGCCCACTGCCCCGGCAAGGCGGCCCTGTGGAAGATGCGCTCGGTGGTTCCGCGCTACGTGCGCACCCTGCCCGGGGCACGGGCCTTGCGTCAGGAGCTTTGCCACTGTAGTGATTGGGAAGAGCTCGATAGGCTGCTTGATATTTATCTGGGCAGCCACGCAGAACGGAATACTTAGCCCTGCGCGCCGCCCTAGGCTGTGCAGCGCTGCAAGATAAAGAAGATCTGATGGGCTGCGGCAGGCAGGGCATAGCGCCCCGCCAAAGCCGCCAGCCCCCCAAAGGAGAGCACCAATGGACGTTTACCGCGCCAAAACGGCGGGCTTTTGCATGGGCGTGAGCCTTGCCCTGCAAAAACTGAATACGGCTCTCGAACGCAAGGGCACGGACCGCGCACCTGCCCGCATCTGCACTCTTGGCCCCATCATCCATAACCCGCAGGTGCTGGCCGACTACGAATCGCGCGGCGTTGTCTGCGTCAAGGAGGCAGCGCAGCTGCACCCCGGTGACGTGGCGGTTATCCGCGCCCACGGCATCACCCGCGAGGTTGAGGAGCAGGTCAAGCAGAGTGGTGCGGAGATTGTGGACGCCACCTGCCCCAAGGTCAAAAAGGCCCAGCTTTCCATTGGCCGGGCCACGGCAGAGGGCGCGACCCTGCTGCTTTTTGGCGAGGCAGACCACCCAGAGGTGCGCGGCCTTGTTTCCTACGCATGTGGGCCAGCCCATGTTTTTGGCAGCGCCGCCGAGCTGGCCTCGCTGCACCTGGCGGAAAACGGCCCCTATGTGCTGGCCTCGCAAACCACTCAGGATCGTCAGATTTTTCAGGAAATTGTTGCAGAGCTGCGCCAGCGCATAGCCAACCTGGTGGTGCTTTCCACCATTTGCGACGCCACCCGTGAGCGGCAGGAGGAGGCGCGCAACATTGCCTCTTGTGTGGATGTCATGGTAATCATAGGCGGAAGACAAAGCGGCAACACCCGCAGGCTGGCCGATGTGGCGGCCCTGAACGGTATTGACACCTTCCTTGTGGAACGCGTTGAAGAGCTGGCCGCAGAAAATTTTTTGCAAAAAAACCGTGCAGGTCTAACGGCTGGCGCATCTACGCCGAAAAGTCTCATTGACGCGGCTCATTTGTGGTTGCAGTCGCTTTAATCCCGTTTGCTCCTGAAGCGGTACTTTTCTGGAGGCAGCATGGCCCAGACCAATATTTTGCTGGAAGCCGGCACCAACGAACTGGAAGTGGTGGAATTCTATCTTGAAGAATTCACCCCTCCCTCTGACGACGCGCCGCAGCTGGACGAAAACGGCGAGGTCATTCCGGCCAAACCCTACCGTGGTTACTACGGCGTCAACGTAGCCAAGGTGCTTGAAATAATTCGCATGCCCAAGGTTACAGCCCTGCCGGAAGTACAGCACCCCAGCGTGCTGGGCGCGTTCAACCTGCGCTCGCGCATCATTCCGCTGGTGGATCTGGCCATGTGGCTGGGCAAAACCCACCCCGGCAACGAAGAGCAGCCCAAAACCATTGTGACGGAGTTCAACAACGTCACTACCGCCTTCATGGTTTCAGGCGTCAACCGCATTCACCGCATCAGCTGGGAACAGGTGGAGCCGCCGAACAAGTACGTGGCCGCTGTTTCCAACAATACGGTCATCGGCGTGGTCAAACTTGAAGACCGCATCATTTTTCTGCTCGACCTTGAAAAGGTTGTCGCCAACCTCAACCCCAAACTGGGGCTCAGGCTCGACGATCTTGGTGAAGACTGGACCAACGAAGGCTACCGCGCACTGGTGGCAGACGACTCGGCCCTTATCCGCGAGATGCAGCGCGACCTGCTTGAAAAGGCCGGTTTTACCGTTGAAGTTGTTTCCAACGGCCGTGCGGCCTGGGAACGCCTGCTGGACTTCAAGAAGAGCGCCGAAGAAAACAACCGGCCCATCACCGATTTTGTGCACGTAGTTGTTTCAGACATCGAAATGCCGGTCATGGACGGGCTCAATCTCACCCTGCGCATCAAGGAAGATCCCCTGCTCAAAAAATTGCCCGTGCTGCTCTTTTCTTCGCTTATTACCGAAAAGCTGCGCCACAAGGGCGTCAGCGTGGGCGCAGACGACCAGATTTCAAAACCCGAGGTTACCCAGCTGGCCCACCGGGCCATGGCCCTCATCAAGGCGAGAGAACAGGGCTAGTCCTCAAATATCTCTGCCAGCCGTGTATTTCAGGGAAGCTTCTTTACAGGGGCTTCCCTTTTCTTTTTGGGCTTTGTGCAGTTTGCAAAGGCCCCTGCCAGAGTGTAAACTGGGCGCAAGACCACCAAGGAGCTCTTATGGCAGTAGTGCTAGGCACGGCAGGACACATCGATCACGGCAAAACATCGCTTGTACGGGCGCTTACAGGTATCGACTGCGACCGGCTGCAAGAAGAAAAACGCCGGGGCATCACTATTGAACTTGGCTTTGCCTGGGTGGACCTGCCCGGCGGGGAACGCCTTGGCATTGTGGACGTGCCGGGACACGAACGCTTTGTCAAAAACATGGTGGCCGGGGCTGCGGGCGTTGATATGGTCATGCTGGTCATTGCAGCCGATGAAGGCATCATGCCCCAGACCAGAGAGCACCTTGAAATATGCTCGCTGCTGGGCATTCGCACCGGCCTTGTGGCTCTCACCAAGATCGACATGGTGGACGCTGACTGGCTTGAAATGGTGCAGGAAGAAGTACGCGGTTTTCTGGAAGGCACGTTTCTTGACGGCGCACCCATTTTCCCCGTCTCCGCCACCACGGGTGCGGGTATAGCCGAACTACGCAACCACCTTGCCAGCGCGGCGGCCAGCCTGCCAGCCCAGCGGCGCAGCGATATTTTTCGCCTGCCCGTGGACCGCGTGTTCAGCATGAAGGGCCACGGCACGGTGGTGACCGGCACGGTCATTTCGGGCACCTGCAATCTGGGCGACGAGCTGCGTTTCATGCCCGCCGATCTGCCCACCCGCGCCCGCGGTCTGCAACGCCATGGCGCGGCTGCCGATTCCGTACAGCCGGGGCAGCGCTGCGCGGTCAACGTACAGGGCCTGGATGTGGACGAAATCGAGCGCGGCTACGTTCTGGCCCGCCCGGGCGAGCTCTTTCCCTCAAGCCGCTGGCTGGTTCGGCTTACCTGTCTTTCATCCTCCCCCCGGGCCATGCGCCAGCGGGTTGAGATTCATTTTCACCATGGCACACGCGAGTGCGCCGCCCGCGTGGTCTTTCGCGACAGGGACAAGCTGGCCCCCGGCGAAACCGCACTGGCAGAGCTGCGCTTCAAGGAACCCATGGTGGGCGTGTTTGGCGACCATTGCGTGCTGCGGGCCTATTCGCCCCTGCGCACGGTCGCGGGGGGGCTGCTGGTCAGTCCGCTGCCGCCCGAGCTGCGCGCCAAAGATCCGGAACTGGCCGACAAGCTTAACCTTCTGCAGTCTCTGCCCGAGCTGCGCGACGCAGCGGAAACCCCGGGCAGTGGCAAGGCCGAGGCCAAGGCGCGCGAAGAAGCCCGCGCCCAGCTGCTGCGCAATGCGCTGACCCTGCGTGGAGCAGAAGGCGCGGACGATGCGCGACTGCGCGCCCTTACGGGCATGGCCCGTCCGGCTGTGGAGACCGCCCTGCAACTGCTCTCCACCCGTGGCGAGGCACTGTGCTGGGACAAGGAAGGCCGCGCCTGGATTGCCAAAACTCCCTTTGAAAAACTTATGGCCGCCTGCCTTGAACGCGGGGCCGAACTGCACCGGCGCGAACCGCTCAAGCCCGGCTTTACCCGTGGCGCGCTGTGCACGGGCTGGAACCGCAACATCCCGCCCAAGCTGGTGCAAAAGGTGCTTGATCAGGCCATAAAGCAGGGGCAGCTGGTAACGGAGGGCGAAGGGCTGCGCCTGCAGTCGCACACCGTAAGCCTTGCCGCCGATCAGGCCGGGTTGCGCCAGAAACTGCTGGACGCCCACGCCACAGCCGGTCTTACCCCGCCCAATGCCAAGGACGTGCTGGAAGAGCTGGGCGTAACCCCCAAGGAAGCCGCGCCGGTACTGCGCCTGCTGTGCGAAACCGGCGATCTGGTCAAGATCAAGGACGGCCTGTACTATCACGGCCCCGCCCTTGCCGACATTCTCGAGCGTGTGCGCGGCTGGTTTGCCAGCCACGACAACCTTGATGTGGGCGGTCTCAAGGAGCTGCTGGGACTTTCACGCAAATACCTCATTGCCTTGCTTGAATACATGGACAACGAGCGTATAACAGTTCGCGTGGGCGATCAGCGCCGTTTTCGTGGCCGCTGACCGGCCCGTCCGCACAATTGCCCTTGCCATCTGGATGGTAATGCTCAAATATAGAGTAATGCTCATTTGCTCATAATTCTTCACTAAGGAGCCCGGATATGTCTGAAAAAATTCTGGTAGTCGGTGGTGTTGCACTGGGGCCCAAGGCGGCATGCCGCTGCAAGCGCCTCATGCCCGATGCGGAAGTGATGCTTGTGGACGAAAACGTCTTCATTTCCTACGGCGGTTGCGGCATCCCCTACTATGTGTCCGGTGAAATCCAGAACCTTGATGACCTGCGCTCCACTCCATACCACACCGTGCGCGACCCCGACTTTTTCCGCGACATGAAGGGCATCACCGTTCGCACCCAGACCCGGGCCATGGCCATCGACAGGACGGCCAAAACCCTGCTGGTCAAGGACGTTGTTACCGGCAAGGAAGAAAAACTGCCCTACGACAAGCTTGTACTGGCTACCGGTGCAAGCCCGCGCGTGCCTCCCATTGAAGGCAAGGACCTGAAAAACGTGCTCTCCCTCACCCGCCTTGAAGCGGCGGGAGCCATCCGCTCTGCCTGCCAGGAAGGCAAGGTGAGCGAGGCTGTCATTGTGGGCGGCGGCTTTATCGGTCTTGAGGCTGCTGTGGCCCTCGCCGACATGTGGGGCGTGAAGGTCAGCGTTGTGGAAATGATGGACCAGATTCTGCCCGGTGTGCTTTCGCAGCCCCTTTCGCGCATGGCTGCCAACGACTGCCAGACCCACAATGTAGACGTTTACACCTCTGAAAAAGTGCTGCGCCTCGAGGGCGAAAACGGCACTGTCACCAAGGTGGTGACCGACAAGCGCGAAATCGCCGCCCAGCTGGTGATCTTTGCCGCAGGCTTTATCCCCAACGGCCAGCTGGCAAAGGAAGCCGGACTGGAAGTGGCCCCCTTTGGCGCTGTGGTTGTGGACGAACATATGCGCACCACCGATCCCTCCATCTACGCGGGCGGTGACTGCGTAGCCATCAAGAATATCATTACCGGCAAGATCGGCTACCTGCCTCTTGGCAGCATGGCCAACCGTCAGGGCCGCATAATCGGCACCAATCTGGCTGGCGGCAATGCCAGCTTCCCCGGTTTTGTGGGTTCGTGGGCGGTCAAGCTCTTTGGCCTCTCATTCTGCGGTGTGGGCCTTACGGTCGACCGCGCCCGCAAGGAAGGCTTTGACGCCATGAGCGTCAGCGTGGAACAGCTCGACCACGCCCACTTCTTCCCCGAAAAATCCATGATGAGCCTTGAACTGGTGGTGGATAAAGCCACCAGCCGCGTGCTGGGTCTGCAGGGTGCCTGCGCCGACCCCGATTCGCTCAAGGCCCGCATTGATGCGGTGGCCGCAGCCCTGCAGTACTCCAAACCCACGGTCGAGGACATCTCGAACCTCGAAATCGCTTACGCCCCGCCCTTTGCCTCGGCCATGGACGTGGTCAACGTGGTTGCCAACGTGGCCGACAACGCTCTGGCAGGTCGCTTTACCCCTGTGACCGCCGACCAGTTCATGGACCTGTGGCAGAAGCGTAGCGAAAACCATGTGTTCTTTATTGATTCGCGCCCTGCGGCTGCAAGCAAGGCCGTGCAGGAAAAGCACCCCGACTGGCACGCCATTCCCCTGGAAGAAATCGCGGCCAGAATCAGCGAAGTGCCCAAAGACCGCCCCGTGGCCGTCATCTGCAACACAGGCCTGCGGGCCTATGACAGCCTGCTGGTGCTCGCCCGCAATGGCGTCACCGACGTGGTCAACTCCACCGGCGGCATGCAGGCCGTCATCAAGATGGGGCTTTCCGTCTAGGTCGGTCTGACAGGCCAATACCCCCACACCAGTGGGAAGCTGGCTTGCGCGCAAACATACAGGCGGCGCGCCTTTGATCGTGTTTACCCCAGGTATGCACAATCAGGGGCGCGCCGCTGGCACTGATGGAACTGACTGACAAAAACGTGCTGCGGCAAAAATACATGCCTCTCATCACAATTTTGTGACATTTTTTTACCCACCGCCAGCTTTCTAACATCCCATAACAGTTCACTATTTACACCAACACTCTTCCACCCGCCCACCCTGCGAACACAATTTGTCACTGTTTTCCATGCCTTGCGATAGTCATAATTTTTTTTGTTGCGGGCTCGATTAAACTGTTCAAACAAACAATTTTATGGTAAGCGCAAAAACGCGCGTTCCGTCAGGGCAACCAGGAATGTGCCATCGGGCTTCAAAACAAGTGATACCAAGCTTTTTTGGTGGACGGCATAAGCGGGATTGAGTAGTGTTGCCATACCACGCTTCCATTCCCTGCCTCCATTTTGTGTTCACTTTGCGGCATTTGCCGTCGCCCGTCCCTGATCTGTGCAGGGGCCTATCTCAGGGGCCTTCCAGCCCTAGCCGATTTTGTAAAAACATTGCGCGCCTGTGGGCGCCAAGGAGGAACAGATGGCTCATATGAAAACTATGGACGGCAACAACGCCACCGCGCATATTGCCTACGCCCTGTCGGAAACGGCAGCCATTTACCCCATTACCCCCTCGTCCGTCATGGGCGAAGTCATGGACCAGATGGCCGCCAAAGGTGCCAAAAACCTGCTCGGCCAGATCGTAAACGTGCGTGAAATGCAGTCCGAAGCCGGTGCCGCTGGCGCTGTGCACGGCATGCTTGCCGCCGGTGCTCTTACCTCCACCTACACGGCTTCGCAGGGCCTGCTGCTCATGATCCCCAACATGTACAAAATCGCCGGCGAACTTCTGCCCGGCGTTTTTCATGTTTCGGCCCGCGCCCTGGCCTCCCACGCGCTGTCCATCTTTGGTGACCATCAGGACGTGATGGCCGCCCGCCAGACCGGCTTCTGCTTCCTCGCGTCCTCCTCCGTGCAGGAATGCATGGACCTGGCCCTGGTGGCCCACCTTTCGGCCATCGACGCCAGCCTGCCCTTCTGTCACTTCTTCGACGGTTTCCGCACCTCGCACGAAGTGCAGAAGATCGAAACCATTGATTACGAAGATATCCGCCCCCTGGTGAACTGGGAAAAGGTGGCCGAATTCCGCGCCACCGCCATGAATCCTGAACATCCGCACATTCGCGGCACCGCCCAGAACCCCGACATTTACTTCCAGAACCGCGAAGCTTCCAACCTCTATTACGACGCCGTGCCCGGCATCGTGCTGGAGAACATGAAGAAGGTCGAGTCCATCACCGGCCGCAGGTACCGCCTGTTCGATTACGTTGGTCACCCCGAAGCCGACCGCGTTATCGTCTCCATGGGTTCTTCCTGTGAAGTTATCGAAGAAACGGTGAAGTACCTCAACGCCCAGGGCCAGCGCGTGGGCCTCGTGAAGGTGCATCTGTTCCGCCCCTTCTCCACCGAGCATCTGCTGCGCGCCCTGCCCGCCAGCGTCAACTGCATCACCGTGCTTGACCGCACCAAGGAAAGCGGCGCTCTTGGCGAACCCCTGTACCAGGACGTCTGCACCGCCTTCCTCGAAAAGGGCGAAGCGCCCACCCTGGTGGGCGGCCGCTACGGTCTGGGCTCCAAGGACTTCACCCCCGGCATGGCCAAGGCCGTGTACGACAACATGATGGCCCTTCAGCCCAAGAACCACTTCACCGTGGGCATCAACGACGACGTCACCAACCTGTCGCTCGACGTGGAAGAAGAAATTGACACCGTGCCCGCCGGCACCGTGCAGTGCAAGTTCTTCGGCCTCGGCGCTGACGGCACCGTGGGCGCCAACAAGCAGGCCATCAAGATCATCGGCGACAACACCGATCTCTACGCCCAGGCCTACTTTGCCTATGACTCCAAGAAGTCTGGCGGCTTCACCGTGTCGCACCTGCGCTTCGGCAAGGAACAGATCACCTCTTCCTACCTGATCACCAAGGCCGACTACGTCGCCTGTCACAAGGCTGCCTACGTGACCCAGTACGACATTCTTGAAGGCATCAAGGAAGGCGGCACCTTCGTGCTGAACTCCAACTGGTCGCTCGCCGACATGGAAAAGCACCTGCCCGCCTCCATGAAGCGCGTTATCGCCCGCAAAAAGCTGAAGTTCTACAACGTGGACGCCGTCAAGGTCGCCCAGGAAGTGGGCCTCGGTGGCCGCATCAACATGATCATGCAGACCGCCTTCTTCAAGCTTGCCAACGTGCTTGACTTTGAAAAGGCCGTGGGCCTGCTCAAGGAATCCATCAAGAAGACCTACGGCAGCAAGGGCGACAAGATCGTCAACATGAACATTGCCGCCGTGGACAAGGGCATGGACGCTCTGGAAGAAGTGAAATACCCCGCTTCCTGGGCCACTGCCACCGAAGGCGCCGTTGCCTGCCACTGCGATGATGACGAATACATCAGCGCTGTTGTGCGCCCCATTCTGGCCCAGCAGGGCGACAAGCTGCCCGTGTCCGCCATGGATCCGGCTGGCTTCATGCCCCTCGGCACCGCCGCCTGCGAAAAGCGCGGCTGCGCCATCGACGTGCCCGAATGGCAGGTTGAAAACTGCATCCAGTGCTGCCAGTGCTCTTTTGTGTGCCCCCACGCCGCCATCCGCCCGGTGCTTGCCACCGAGGAAGAACTGGCTGGCGCGCCCGCTTCCTTTGTGACCAAGGACGCCATCGGCAAAGAACTCAAGGGCATGAAGTTCCGCATTCAGGTGTACACCGAAGACTGCCTGGGCTGCGGCTCGTGCGCCGAAGTGTGCCCCGCCAAGGTCAAGGCTCTCGTCATGAAGCCCCTTGACACGCAGATGCCCACCCAGAAGGAAAATCTGGCATTCGCCGAAGCCAACATCACGCTCAAGGACGAGCTCATGGCTCGCGACACCGTCAAGGGTTCGCAGCTGCAGCAGCCCCTGCACGAGTTCTCCGGCGCCTGCGCCGGTTGCGGCGAAACGCCTTACGTCAAGGTGCTCACCCAGATGTTCGGCGAACGCATGATCGTGGCCAACGCCACCGGCTGCTCGTCCATCTGGGGCGCTTCTTCGCCCACCACGCCTTACTGCACCAACAAGGACGGCTTTGGTCCTGCCTGGGGCAACTCGCTGTTTGAAGACGCCGCCGAATACGGCTGCGGCATGGGCATTGCCTACGAACAGCGCCGTGGCCTGCTGGCCATGAAAATTCAGGAAGCCCTCAAGGAAGAAGCCGCTTCTCCCGAACTGAAGGCCGCCCTCCAGGGCTGGCTGGACAACAAGGAAGACGCCGAAGGCTCCCGCAAGTACGGCGAAATGATCATGGCCAACCTGGAAGGCTTTGACAGCCCCCTGGCCCATGAACTGTGGCACATGGACGACCTCTTCACCAAAAAGAGCGTGTGGATCTTCGGCGGCGACGGCTGGGGCTACGACATCGGTTACGGCGGCCTCGACCACGTCCTCGCCAGCGGCGACGACATCAATGTGCTGCTGATGGATACCGAAGTGTACTCCAACACCGGTGGTCAGTCCTCCAAGGCTACCCCGCTTGGCGCCGTGGCCCAGTTTGCCGCCGCTGGCAAGCGCACCGGCAAGAAAGACCTTGGCCGCATGGCCATGACCTACGGCTACGTGTACGTTGCCTCCGTGTCCATGGGCGCGGACAAGCAGCAGGTGCTCAAGGCCTTCCGCGAAGCCGAAGCCTACAAGGGACCTTCGCTCATCATCGCTTACGCTCCCTGCATCAACCAGGGCCTGCGCAAGGGCATGGGCAAGAGCCAGGAAGAAGCCAAGATGGCAGTGCTTTCCGGTTACTGGCCCCTGTACCGATACAACCCCGAACTGGCCAAGGAAAAGAAAAATCCCTTCCAGCTCGACTGCAAGGCTCCTTCCGTGGACATTCAGGAATTCCTGGGCGGCGAAACCCGTTTCGCCTCGCTGGAAAAGATGGCTCCCGAAGTCTCCAAGAAGCTGCGTACGGAACTGGCCGAAGCCTATGCCGAACGCTTCGCCATGCTCAAGCAGCTGGCTGAACTGCCCTACCCCGACGCCAGCAAGTCTGAATAGTCGAGGCCTGACGTTATGACGCTCCGCGCCCGACAGCATATGGTTCCCCTCCGGGGGGCAGCCCCATGCTGCGGGCGCGGGCTGCGTCGCACGCTTGGGATCAAAGAATAAAGGCCTGGGCGCGAGGAAAGCCCTCGCGCCCTTTTTTTCGGGTTAATCCGCCAGCCTGCCGGCACAGCAGGGGAGGCACTATGCACAACGGTCTATACATCACCGCCACCGGGCCCATGACGGGCAAGAGCGCCATTGCCCTTGGGGCAATGCAGCTGCTCACCCGCAGCATGCGCAAGGTGGCCTTTTTCCGTCCCATCATCAACGAACCCCTGTGGGACGACCGCGACCCCGACATCCATCTGATGCTTGAATACTTCAAGCTCAACATGGAGTACTCTGACACCTTCGCCTACACCCAGCACGAAGCCCGCCAGATCATCAACCAGGGTTCGCGCAACCTGCTCATCGAAAACATCATCCAGAAGTACAAAAAGCTGCTGGAAACCTATGATTTCGTTCTGTGCGTCGGAACAGATTTTCTTGCCAAAGACCCGGTTTTTGAATTCGAGCTCAATGCCGAAATCGCGGCCAACCTTGGCTGCCCGATTCTCTTGGTAACCAGCGGCTACAATGTGAGCGCCGAGGATATTCGCGATTCGCTCCAGATCACCATGGACAGCCTCGAGCCCTACGCTCTGGACGTGGTTGCCACCATCGTGAACCGCCGCAATCTCACGCAGACCGAACTGGACGAACTGCGCGCCCACTTCAGCACGCAGGACAACCGCGCCCTTATCTTCTCTGTGCCCAACGACCCCACCATCGGCCAGCCCACCATGGCTGACGTGAAAAAGGGCTTGGACGCGGAAGTACTGTTTGGCGAAAAACGACTCGACGCGCTGGTGGGTGACTACCTGATCGCGGCCATGCACGTGGATAACGTGCTTGGTTACATTGCCAAAGACCAGCTTATCGTCACCCCCGGCGACCGCGCCGACGTGCTGCTGGCCGCCATTGCCTCGCGCCTGTCTTCCTCCACCCCCGACATAGCGGGCGTGCTGCTCACCGGCGGCATTCGCCCCTCTGATCAGGTGTGCAAATTTATCGAAGGCTGGACCGGCTCGCCCCTGCCCATCCTCATGACCCCGCACCACACCTACAAGGCCTTCATGGCCCTGCAGAGCATCATCGCCCCCATCGAACCGGGCGATCTGCGCAAGATCAACAGCGTGCTGGGCCTGTTTGAACAGTACGTCAATGGCAAGGAAATCGAAAACCGCATCGGCAGCGAACGCAGCAGCCGCATCACGCCCATGATGTTTGAATTCGAGCTGATCCAGCGCGCCAAAGCCAACAAGATGCGCATAGTGCTGGCCGAAGGCACCGAAGAACGCATCCTGCGCGCCACCGATATTCTGCTGCGCCGCGATGTGGCCGAGATCATCCTGCTGGGCGATGTGGAAGAAATCCGCTCCAAGGCCAGCGCCTTTGGTCTGGACATTGAAAAGGCCCGACTCATCGACCCGGTCAAATCCGAGCTGTTCGACGATTACGCCAACACCTACTACGAGCTGCGCAAAAAGAAGGGCATCACCCCCGAACAGGCGCGCGATACCATGACCGACGCCACCTACTTTGCCACCATGATGGTCAAGAAGGACGACGCCGACGGCATGGTTTCCGGCTCGGTCAATACCACGGCCCATACCATTCGCCCGGCCTTTGAGTTTGTTAAGACCAAGCCCGGCTTTACCGTCGTTTCTTCGGTCTTCCTCATGTGCCTCAAGGATCGCGTACTGGCCTTCGGCGACTGCGCGGTCAACCCCAACCCCACGGCCCAGCAGCTGGCGGAAATCGCCATTGCCTCGGCCCACACGGCCAAGGTTTTTGGCATTGAACCCCGCGTGGCCATGCTCTCCTACTCTACCGGTACTTCCGGCAAGGGCGCGGATGTGGACGTAGTTGTGGAAGCCACCAAAATTGCACAGGAAATGGCCCCCGACCTTGCGCTTGAAGGCCCCTTGCAGTACGACGCTGCCATCGACCCCACGGTCGCCAAAACCAAGATGCCCGACAGCAAGGTTGCCGGTAAGGCCACTGTGTTCATCTTCCCCGACCTCAATACGGGCAACAACACCTACAAGGCCGTGCAGCGCGCTGCTGGCGCCGTTGCCATCGGCCCCGTGCTTCAGGGTCTGAACAAGCCTGTTAACGATCTCTCGCGCGGCTGCACCGTGCCCGACATCGTCAACACCGTTGCCATCACCGCCGTGCAGGCCGCAGCCGAAAAAGCCGCAGCCAAGCAGCAGTAGTCTGGCACCACTCGCCCGGCAGGCCAATATTACGAGCCCGGCGGCTTGCCCCAGCGGCAGGCCGCCTCGCAAGACCACCGTTCATGGCCGTCTCGTATGGCTTGCCCCAAATTTCAACGCTGACGCAAGGCATGCGCCACATACTGCCAGCCCGCGATCAGACATAAACAAGTTGAAGGGAAGGAATAGTTATGAAAATTCTGGTGATCAACGCGGGTTCCTCGTCCTGCAAGTATCAGCTGCTGGAAATGGACACGCGCGCCGTGCTCTGTTCTGGCCTTGCCGAACGCATTGGGCA
The sequence above is drawn from the Desulfovibrio sp. genome and encodes:
- the nifJ gene encoding pyruvate:ferredoxin (flavodoxin) oxidoreductase produces the protein MAHMKTMDGNNATAHIAYALSETAAIYPITPSSVMGEVMDQMAAKGAKNLLGQIVNVREMQSEAGAAGAVHGMLAAGALTSTYTASQGLLLMIPNMYKIAGELLPGVFHVSARALASHALSIFGDHQDVMAARQTGFCFLASSSVQECMDLALVAHLSAIDASLPFCHFFDGFRTSHEVQKIETIDYEDIRPLVNWEKVAEFRATAMNPEHPHIRGTAQNPDIYFQNREASNLYYDAVPGIVLENMKKVESITGRRYRLFDYVGHPEADRVIVSMGSSCEVIEETVKYLNAQGQRVGLVKVHLFRPFSTEHLLRALPASVNCITVLDRTKESGALGEPLYQDVCTAFLEKGEAPTLVGGRYGLGSKDFTPGMAKAVYDNMMALQPKNHFTVGINDDVTNLSLDVEEEIDTVPAGTVQCKFFGLGADGTVGANKQAIKIIGDNTDLYAQAYFAYDSKKSGGFTVSHLRFGKEQITSSYLITKADYVACHKAAYVTQYDILEGIKEGGTFVLNSNWSLADMEKHLPASMKRVIARKKLKFYNVDAVKVAQEVGLGGRINMIMQTAFFKLANVLDFEKAVGLLKESIKKTYGSKGDKIVNMNIAAVDKGMDALEEVKYPASWATATEGAVACHCDDDEYISAVVRPILAQQGDKLPVSAMDPAGFMPLGTAACEKRGCAIDVPEWQVENCIQCCQCSFVCPHAAIRPVLATEEELAGAPASFVTKDAIGKELKGMKFRIQVYTEDCLGCGSCAEVCPAKVKALVMKPLDTQMPTQKENLAFAEANITLKDELMARDTVKGSQLQQPLHEFSGACAGCGETPYVKVLTQMFGERMIVANATGCSSIWGASSPTTPYCTNKDGFGPAWGNSLFEDAAEYGCGMGIAYEQRRGLLAMKIQEALKEEAASPELKAALQGWLDNKEDAEGSRKYGEMIMANLEGFDSPLAHELWHMDDLFTKKSVWIFGGDGWGYDIGYGGLDHVLASGDDINVLLMDTEVYSNTGGQSSKATPLGAVAQFAAAGKRTGKKDLGRMAMTYGYVYVASVSMGADKQQVLKAFREAEAYKGPSLIIAYAPCINQGLRKGMGKSQEEAKMAVLSGYWPLYRYNPELAKEKKNPFQLDCKAPSVDIQEFLGGETRFASLEKMAPEVSKKLRTELAEAYAERFAMLKQLAELPYPDASKSE
- the pta gene encoding phosphate acetyltransferase, yielding MHNGLYITATGPMTGKSAIALGAMQLLTRSMRKVAFFRPIINEPLWDDRDPDIHLMLEYFKLNMEYSDTFAYTQHEARQIINQGSRNLLIENIIQKYKKLLETYDFVLCVGTDFLAKDPVFEFELNAEIAANLGCPILLVTSGYNVSAEDIRDSLQITMDSLEPYALDVVATIVNRRNLTQTELDELRAHFSTQDNRALIFSVPNDPTIGQPTMADVKKGLDAEVLFGEKRLDALVGDYLIAAMHVDNVLGYIAKDQLIVTPGDRADVLLAAIASRLSSSTPDIAGVLLTGGIRPSDQVCKFIEGWTGSPLPILMTPHHTYKAFMALQSIIAPIEPGDLRKINSVLGLFEQYVNGKEIENRIGSERSSRITPMMFEFELIQRAKANKMRIVLAEGTEERILRATDILLRRDVAEIILLGDVEEIRSKASAFGLDIEKARLIDPVKSELFDDYANTYYELRKKKGITPEQARDTMTDATYFATMMVKKDDADGMVSGSVNTTAHTIRPAFEFVKTKPGFTVVSSVFLMCLKDRVLAFGDCAVNPNPTAQQLAEIAIASAHTAKVFGIEPRVAMLSYSTGTSGKGADVDVVVEATKIAQEMAPDLALEGPLQYDAAIDPTVAKTKMPDSKVAGKATVFIFPDLNTGNNTYKAVQRAAGAVAIGPVLQGLNKPVNDLSRGCTVPDIVNTVAITAVQAAAEKAAAKQQ